The window AAATTCCAAAAATTGGGTGTGGATGTTCTTTACTGGGCATTAGTGGTATTAGTCGTCGGTTCATTCACAGGTAGCTACTTAGCGATTGCGCATATTCTCCCTGAAGAATGGAGCTTCATGTTTGGTCACCAAGGCTATGAATTCATTGACTTAGGTCGTTTCTGGCAAGCAGTGAAATTCGCAGGCATCTTATTCTGGTTAGTCTTAATGCTTCGCGGCACAGTGAATGCATTCAAACAACCTGGTGATAAAAACTTATTGGCATTATTCTTCGCCTCAGTAATTGCGATCGGTTTATTCTATGGCCCAGCATTATTCTATGGCGAGCACACTCACATTTCTGTGATGGAATACTGGCGTTGGTGGGTAGTTCACCTATGGGTAGAAGGCTTCTTTGAAGTATTCTCTGTAGCGGCACTCTCATTCATTTTTGTAAGTTTAGGTTTAGTTTCACGTCGTACTGCAACTGTGGCAACCATTACTGAAGCGGCGTTATTCTTAATCGGTGGTATCCCTGGTACTTTCCACCACTTATACTTCGCAGGTGCAACCACTCCAATTATCGCAGTAGGTGCATCATTCTCTGCGCTTGAAGTGGTTCCATTAGTGTTATTAGGTCATGAAGCTTGGGAACACTGGGCAATGCAACAAAAAACACCTTGGATGGACCGTTTAAAATGGCCTCTTTACTGCTTCGTAGCTGTAGCGTTCTGGAATATGTTAGGTGCTGGCGTATTTGGTTTCTTAATCAATCCACCAATTTCGCTTTACTATATCCAAGGCTTGAACACCACTGCCGTTCATGCTCACGCTGCATTATTCGGTGTATACGGTTTCTTAGCATTAGGCTTCGTTTTCTTAATCGCGCGTTACTTACGCCCAGATACACCATTTAATGACAAGTTAATGAAATGGGGCTTCTGGTTATTAAATGGCGGTTTAGTATTAATGATCGTATCAAGCTTACTACCAATCGGTGTTATTCAAGGTTATGCAAGTATCTCTGAAGGCTTATGGTATGCACGTAGTGAAGAATTTATGCAACAACCTCTATTCGATACCCTACGTTGGGTTCGTTTCGGTGGCGACATTGTCTTCATCTTCGGTGCACTCGCTTTCTTCTGGCAAATCTTTACGATGGTATTCTTTAAACCGAAAAAAGCAGCATAATTAAATTTATGCTCATGCAAAAGCGGCTAAGTAATTAGCCGCTTTTTATTTGTGAAAAATTCGTTAAATTTCTAACCGCACTTTGATCTCTATCAAATCATTTACCTTCTTTTAAGTATGATTAAATTCGTCTTTAGATCTATACTTTCTACACTTTTCAACTTTTCTTATAACATTTCAACATGAGCAACAATCCATTCAACGCTAGTTGGTCATCAAAAGGCAATACGCTATGTCTTGGTCACTGGGATATTACTTATCTTGGTTTACCTGTGGTACTACCGATTGAACGCCGTGATAAAGATATGGGAACAAATAATATTTATAATTTTATCGACCCTGAAGATGAGCTCTATCGAGAAGGATTAATGGAAGATGATTGGATTGTGGAAAATATCGATTGGCTTTCCGATGTCTTTATTGAGCATAACATTCCCTTAGAAGAAGAAACCATGCGAGCATTCTATCAAGCGGTGAATAAGGAAGATTGGCGCTGTGGTAGCTGTGGTGGATGTATTTAATAGCAAAGTGCGGTCAATTTTATCACCGTTTTTATACCGAACTGTCATAATAAAAACACTAGGAAATTCAATATTTCTGATATAGAATTCTCCGATTTGTTTTTTAAAAGGGAGAAAAAAGATGAAACTTGTTGAAGTTAAACATCCGCTTGTTAAACATAAATTAGGCGTGATGCGCGAAGCTGATATTGATACCAAAAAATTCCGTGAACTCGCCACTGAAGTAGGTAGCTTACTCACCTATGAAGCCACTGCTGACCTTGAAACAGAAAAAGTGATTATTGAAGGTTGGAATGGCCCAGTTGAAATTGAACGTATCAAAGGCAAAAAGGTCACTGTTGTGCCAATTTTACGCGCAGGCCTTGGTATGATGGACGGTGTATTAGAACATGTTCCAAGTGCTCGTATCAGTGTGGTTGGGATTTATCGTAATGAAGAAACCCTTGAGCCTGTCCCTTATTTCCAAAAACTCGCGAGCGATTTAGAAGAACGTTTAGCTATCGTTGTGGACCCAATGCTTGCAACCGGTGGTTCAATGATCTCTACAATTGATTTATTAAAAGCAAAAGGTTGCCAACATATCAAAGTATTAGTATTAGTGGCGGCACCTGAAGGGATCAAAGCATTAGAAAAAGCGCATCCAGATATCGAACTTTATTGTGCATCGATTGATGATCACTTAAATGAACAAGGCTACATCATTCCAGGCTTGGGTGATGCGGGCGATAAGATTTTTGGGACGAAATAATTCCCTTTTAATAAGACGGCATTTATGGCCGTCTTTTTTCCGTGCGTGAAAACACAAAAGCTAAAAAAGCATTAAAACCGACCGCACTTTCAGTTAATTCAAACCGAGAGTTGAAACTAAATGAGTAATCAAACTACAACCGCACCTGTTGAGGTGCAAAGCATGGGCAAACAAGCGTTTGTCGGTTTACAGATGTTATTTGTGGCCTTTGGTGCCTTGGTATTAGTTCCCTTAATCACCGGATTAAATTCTAATACAGCCCTTCTTACCGCAGGTATTGGTACACTACTTTTCCAACTTTGTACCGGTAAACAGGTTCCTATTTTCTTAGCCTCCTCTTTTGCCTTTATTGCGCCTATTCAATATGGCGTACAAACTTGGGGCATTCCAACCACAATGGGTGGACTTGCTTGCGCAGGCTTCGTCTATTTCGCGCTATCAACCTTAGTGAAATTACGTGGTAGTGCTGCACTTGAGCGTATCTTCCCGCCTGTTGTTGTAGGTCCAGTAATTATTATTATTGGTATGGGGCTTGCACCAGTTGCTGTGGATATGGCATTAGGTAAAAACAGTGCATACAGCTATGAGCACTCTGTATTGGTTTCGATGATTACCTTGGTCACTACCCTTTCTGTTGCGGTATTTGCTAAAGGTATGATGAAACTGATTCCAATTATGTTTGGTATCGTTGCTGGCTATGCGGTTTGTTTATTCCTAGGATTAATTAATTTCCAACCTGTTTTAGACGCAAAATGGTTTGAATTACCTGAGTTAACCAAACCAGAATTTAATTTAGAAGCGATTCTTTATATGCTACCAATTGCTATCGCACCAGCCGTTGAACACGTGGGTGGTATTATGGCAATCAGTTCTGTAACTGGTAAAGATTTCCTAAAAAAACCAGGCTTACATCGCACCTTATTAGGTGATGGTGTGGCAACGGCCGCTGCTTCATTAGTAGGTGGTCCACCAAATACCACTTATGCTGAAGTAACCGGAGCTGTCATGCTCACTCGCAACTTCAATCCAAACATTATGACCTGGGCAGCGATATGGGCAATTGCAATTTCTTTCTGTGGTAAAGTTGGCGCATTCCTTTCTACTATCCCAACCATCGTAATGGGTGGCATTATGATGTTGGTATTCGGCTCGATTGCCGTTGTTGGGATGAGCACTTTAATTAAAGGTAAAGTAGATGTAACTGAACCACGTAACCTTTGCATCATTTCCGTGGTAATGACTTTTGGGATCGGGAATATGTTTGTCAACGTCGGTGATGTCGTTTCCCTAAAAGGGATTAGCCTTTGTGCCATCGTTGCCATTGTACTGAACTTGATTTTGCCAAAAGCAAAAAATGAAGTAGAATAAAACTTCCCAAATAAAAGGGTTAAATGAAAGTTTAGCCCTTTCTTTTTTATTTTAAATCAACTCGTTAATCCGTGAATCAGCAACTTTCTTTACCTATTCATCAAATTGATGATGAAACGCTTGAGAATTTTTATAGCGATAATAATGCATTATTGCTCAATTCTTTACGTCAAAATATGACTGATTTACAACAGCAATTTTTCTACCTCTGGGGCTGCCAAAGCGTAGGGAAAACCCATCTGTTACGTGCACTCTGTAATGAATATATTCAGCAACAACGGAGCGCCATTTATGTCCCGTTGAGCAAATCACAATATTTTTCCACTGCAGTTTTTGAGAATTTAGAACAGCAAGAACTGGTTTGCTTAGACGATTTGCAAACAATTATTGGAAATTCAGAATGGGAAATTGCCTTATTTGATCTCTTTAATCGTATTAAGGCTAATAGCAAAACCTTATTAGTTGTCAGTGCAGATCAATCTCCAACTGCCCTACCCGTTAAATTACCGGATCTTGCTTCTCGCTTAAAATGGGGAGAAAGTTATCAATTGATCCCACTCAGCGATGAACAGAAATTTGCAGTATTGAAGCAGAATGCCCATCAACGAGGTATCATACTTTCAGATGATACTGCCAATTTTATATTCACGCGTTTAGATCGTGATATGGCGACACTAAAAGAAGCATTAGTGAAACTTGATGAAGCCTCACTACAAGCCAAACGAAATCTGACGATTCCTTTTGTGAAATCGATTTTAGGCTTATAAACAAGCAAAAAAAATAACCGCACTTTTTCAAGGGCGGTTAATTTTTATCAATTTAATTACCAACAGTGACGACAATAGCCTACGCCGACACTCGGCATTATCGCAACAGGGACACGAGAATACCCTCTCTGTTTAGAGCGATGATCACTCGCGTTCATTTCATTTGGGATACTGTCTCTTTGTGCAACTTTCGCTTTTTCTCGAGCACTTACCGTATTACCACTTATTACTCGAGCATTGTAATCCTGCACGGTATTCATATCATACGCTGCAGCCCCATTTCCAATAGTTGATGCCTCTTGAGGAGCTGTACAAGCTGTTAAAACAGATAGTGCTGCAATAGAAATTAATTTTTTCATAATACTACCTTTTATCACAAACTACTTTATTGAGTGTTTCTCTGCCTTCTTTAATCCGCGCATTTGCTTTTTTTCTAATGTTTGGATCTTCATTTTGCTCAATGTATTTCGCTACATTCGCATTTCGGATTGCATAAACAGGCACATACTGTGAATGTTTTGTCTCACCTTTTTTATAAATCGTTGCCCCTAACACACTACCATAATACTCACTGGCATCATTAGGTTTGATGTAATAATTACTGGTATTAGTGACATCTACGCCATCATCACTTTTAAAACCGCTACAAATCCCCGCGGGTGAAAGAAACGTTGTTTTTGATGCCGCAGCTTCATTAAATTTATATACCTCAAATTCAACACTATTAGCCAGTTCTTCCATATCTTTTTCAGATTTAGGATCTAAACTTCGCTGTCCTTTCCCATCAATATATTTCACTGTTTCAGAAATATTACTTTCAGAAACATTAACTGAAACATTATTTTCAGGTGTCTTCATTTTCGTTGCATATACAACACTACTACCTTCGGCTAAAACAGCTGATGATGCCAAAATACAAAATGAGTAAATCCCAATTTTTTTCTTAATATGACTCATAATACTAATGCGATTCCCTAAGTTAATAATTGTTTTCGTATAATTCAATTGGTAAATAATCCGGGTCTCGGAAGAAAGTGTACTTCATTCCGGTTAATTCATCAACCCGAATTGACTCACAAGAGACGCCTTTTTCTAAAAGATAAGCGACATATTCATCAATACTTTCTACTTTGAATGCTAAATGCCGTAAACCACAAGCTTCAGGATTTGTTACTCTTTGAGGCGGATTTGGAAATGAAAATAACTCAATTAGACTCCCATCAGGAAAACTTAAATCTAATTTATAACTATCTCGTTCTGCCCGATAAGTTTCATTTAGCTGTTTCGCCCCTAAAATCTCCATATAAAAATACTTCGAACGTGCATAGTTCGAAGCAATAATCGCAATATGGTGAAAACCTAATAATTGAGGTTTCATTATTTCTCCGGTGTGATACTTTTTGCTTTTTCTTCTTCCTGTAAAGCGAGTGCATCACGTGCTGCACGAATACTTTTCTCAAGCATTGGCACGCGAGGATCATCTGGCTCCAATAAACGTAGCATCATAGCCCAGGTGACGGCAGCCATTTTATAATCCTCACCCTCAAAATAACTGAAAGCTAGTAAACTTAATGCTTCTGGATTAGAATGATCTTGACGAATAATTTCACGTAAAAGTTGATTACCTTTCAGTTTATCCGTTTGATCTTCAGAAGACATTAACATACGCGCATAAGAAAGCTTATAATCTAAATTATCCGGCTCAAGTTTATTCGCTTGTTGGTAACTATCAAAGGCTAATTTTCCATTACCTAAATTCATCCCTACCTGACCTAATAACCACCATTTTTTAGCATCCTTTGGTGTTTTTTGTAAATCCAAACGAAGTGCGGTCGAAAATTGCTGCATTTCTGCATCCGTCATTGGGTTTGTGTCTTCTTCTTTAATTCGTTCAAAGAAGTAAGGTAATTTTGCCAATGTTTTTTCCATCATATCCTCGGCTTTCCAAGATCCCAAAGGAAAATAAGCTCCTGCTGCAATAATGGACAAACCTAATAAACCAGAAACAAACCATAACTTACCGTAATTTTTGGCATTATTATCGATCGTTTGTGTTTCTTGTTGAGGAATATCTTCTAATAATGTCTTTTGTAGCTCTTGTTTAAGTTGTTCAACGTTCTCTACTAAGCCTTGCTGATTATCTTGCTCTATCTCTTTTAAGCGAGAAAAATACAGGGCTTTATTTAACTCATCACGCTTTTTATCTTCTTTTGCTTTAACAGAACGCAACAAGGGATAAAAACAAATCAATGCCACCACTAAAGTGAGCACAATAATACTTAATGCAAAATTCATTATTTATCCTTTTCTTTGAGTAAAGCCGATAAACGCGCATTCTCTTCGTCATCTAAAATCGCGTCAGAATTGACCGCACTTGGGCTTTTCGATTTACGTTTAAATACAAATAAAATGCCAATCAACACTAATAAAATTGGGGCAATCCATAATACGATTGTTGACGTCGTCATTGGTGGATCATAAGTCACAAAATTGCCATAACGTTGAATCATATAATCGACAACTTCACTTCGTTTTTTGCCTTCTTGCAATAATTCAAACACTTTGCCACGCATATCTACAGCAATAGTTGCATTCGAATCGGCAATATTGTTATTTTGACATTGTGGACAACGTAATTCTTGTGTTAATTGATGATAGTCCTTTTCTTGTTCTGGTGAGGCAAAATTCAATGCATCAATAGAAGCCGTCGCCGAGATACTCACCAAAAGTGCGGTTAAAAAAAGCCATGATTTTTTCATTATGGTTTCTCCGCGAGTTTGTCATAAATCGGTTTTAAGGTCTCAGTCCAAACGCGTTCATTCACATCACCCGCTAAGCGATAATGAATCACACCTTTGCCATCAACGATAAATGTTTCTGGTGCGCCGTAAACACCCAAATCTAATGCAAAAGAACCTTTTTCATCTTTAAGCACAAGACTATAAGGATTGCCTAAATCTTTTAGCCATTTTACAGCTTTTGGTGATTCATCTTTATAGTCGATACCAATGATTGTTACGCCTTGTTTAGCCAATTGATTCAAGTATTGATGCTCGGCATAACAAGTTGGACACCAAGTTGCCCACACATTTAAGAGAATCGGTTTGCCTTGTTGGAAAATTTCATTACCGTAGGTTTTATTTTCCAATAAATCCGTTAATGTTTTCTGTGGCACAGGTTTTCCCACAAGCGCAGATTCTAACGCTTTTGGATCATCTCCTTGTGCGTTACGTCCTAACTGAACTAAAAAAGCTGCAGCCACGGCAAGAAAAATAATAAGTGGGATAAGTAGTTTTTTATTCATAACACTATCAATTTCACATCTATTTCTAGGGGCATGCGCCCCTTATTACAATTAAGACTGTTTAACTAATCGACTAAAACGATAACGACGGTCAAACATACAGAGCAAGCCACCTAATGCCATAAACAATCCGCCAATCCAAATCCAACGGATAAATGGTTTATAGTAAAGGCGCAGCGCCCATGAGTTATCATCTATCTTTTCACCCAAGGCGACATAAAGATCGCGAGTAAAGCCCCAATTAATTGCTGCTTCCGTCATTGGCATTTTACTGACGGTATAAAAACGTTTTTCGGCAAATAATGTTGCTTCCGGTTTACCTGCTTTTGAAATGTCGATTTGTGCTTTACCGCCCATATAGTTAGGACCATTTGCATCACTCACGCCTGCAAATTTGAAGTCATAGTTAGCAATCTGTACCGTATCACCCACAGCCATTCGCACATCACGTTCTACACTGAAGTTTTGACTAAAGGCAATTCCCCAAACGGTCATCGCTACACCAAGGTGAGCCAAAATCATCCCCCAATGGGAACGAGAAAGTTTGGTAATACCTTTAAAGAAAGATTCGCGGTGTGTTGCCCGTTGTTTCATTTCGTAGAGACTGAGTAACACAATAATGACAGACATCATGGTACCAAGCACAGCACTGACGGTGAGTTTATTTTGTAAGAAATACGGTAAAGCAAAACCTGCAATCGCCATCACAATGACACTCACAACAACCGGTGTACGAATTTCAGAGAACTGATCACGACGCCATTTGACTAACGGTCCAATACCCAGTAATAAGGCAAATGGAGTCATAATAATCAAGAACATTTGATCAAAGAATGGCGCACCGATCGAAATAGATCCCAAACCTAATTGTTTGTGAACTAACGGCAATAACGTTCCTAAAAACACCACACAAAGTGCGGTCATTAATAGGATGTTATTTAATAATAATAAGGTTTCACGAGAATAACGTTCCGCATTATCACGTGAACGAATTTGGTTGCCTTTGTAAGCATACAAGGTTAACGAGCCACCAATCACTACAACCAAATAAGCAAGAATATATAAACCTCGTGTTGGATCTGAAGCAAAGGCGTGTACTGACACTAAGATACCGGAACGAACTAAGAACGTACCCAGTAAGCAAAGTGAGAAAGCAAGGATCGCTAAAAGCACAGTCCAAGCTTTAAAAGAGCCACGTTTTTCAGTCACCGCTAAGGAGTGGATTAATGCGGTGCCTGCAAGCCAAGGCATTAAAGAAGAGTTTTCTACTGGATCCCAGAACCACCAGCCGCCCCAGCCGAGCTCATAATATGCCCACCAAGAACCAAGCACGATCCCGAGTGTTAAAAACACCCAAGCAGCAATCGTCCAAGGACGTGACCATCTAGCCCAAGCTGAGTCTAATTTTCCCGTCATTAATGAGGCGATCGCAAAGGCAAAAGCCACAGAAAAACCAACATATCCCATATAAAGTAATGGTGGATGGAAAATTAAGCCCACATCTTGCAACATTGGGTTGAGTTCTCTGCCATCTACTGGGAAATCAGGGAATGTACGGGTAAATGGATTCGAAGTAAATAATACGAAGAGTAAAAAGCCGATGCTAATAATCCCCATAATACCTAAAACACGAGCCACCGCTTCCTGTGGCAAGTGTTTGCTAAATAAGGCTACCGCAGCACCCCAAAGTGTTAATAACCAAATCCAAAGTAATAATGAGCCCTCATGTGAACCCCAAACTGCAGATAAACGATAATAAATCGGCAAGCTGCTGTTAGAGTTATTCACCACATATTGCACACTGAAATCATTTACAGCAAACAGATAGAACAATGCTGCAAACGCAATGGTTAAAGTAAAAAATAAACCATAAGTCATTGGACGAGCCAATGACATAAGTTGAGTATGACCTTTTTCAGCTCCCCATAATGGTAGAATGGCTAAAAAGAATGAAACGGCAAGGCTTAAAGCAAGCGCATAATTTCCTAATTCAGCAATCATTAGCGACCTTCTTGCGATTTTTGCTGGGTTTCTTTATAACGACGATCGGCTTCACTCTCGCCTTTTAGTTCTGCCCCCATTGGTTTATGCATTTTCTGCATTTTCTCACCTAATTCTGGCGGCACATAGTTTTCATCATGCTTAGCAAGCACTTCTGTTGCTTCTAATAAGGTTGGTTCTTTTAACACACCTTGCGCAACAATACCCTGTCCCTCGCGGAAAAGATCCGGCAGAATACCTTCGTACTCTACTGTAATGGATGGACCAATATCATTCACATCAAAGCGAACTTTGAGACTTTTCGGATCTCGACTAACAGAGCCTTCAACCACCATACCACCAACACGAATACGTTGCCCAACTTCAGGTTTTTGATCAGGATTTCCGTCTTTCCCTTCTACAACTTCCGAAGGGGTATAAAATAAATCAATATTTTGGCGAAGTGCATAAAGCACCAAACCTGTCGCAATCGAAATACCTAAAATCACAAAGATGAT is drawn from Haemophilus parainfluenzae and contains these coding sequences:
- a CDS encoding nitric-oxide reductase large subunit, with protein sequence MGQYKKFWYLLVAVLIGAFSILGYYGFEVYREAPPIPQQYVSESGEKVITHDDILHGQTAWQTTGGMQVGSVWGHGAYQAPDWTADWLHRELTNWLDITANQEFGKNFADLNDEQQTLLKARLTKEYRGSKVENGTVVLSNTRLAAMEKTAQYYISLYGDDPATKVTREHFAMKDNTLPDLQARKDLAKFFFWTAWTASAERPNTHASYTNNWPHEPLINNVPTPENVIWSIASVVFLIAGIGFVVWIWSFKKREDEKEPPMPEFDPLTKLQLTPSQRALGKYLFTVLALFVLQVTLGAVVAHYTVEGQEFYGIDISQYFPYSLVRTWHIQAALFWIAMAFLAGGLFLAPIINGGKDPKFQKLGVDVLYWALVVLVVGSFTGSYLAIAHILPEEWSFMFGHQGYEFIDLGRFWQAVKFAGILFWLVLMLRGTVNAFKQPGDKNLLALFFASVIAIGLFYGPALFYGEHTHISVMEYWRWWVVHLWVEGFFEVFSVAALSFIFVSLGLVSRRTATVATITEAALFLIGGIPGTFHHLYFAGATTPIIAVGASFSALEVVPLVLLGHEAWEHWAMQQKTPWMDRLKWPLYCFVAVAFWNMLGAGVFGFLINPPISLYYIQGLNTTAVHAHAALFGVYGFLALGFVFLIARYLRPDTPFNDKLMKWGFWLLNGGLVLMIVSSLLPIGVIQGYASISEGLWYARSEEFMQQPLFDTLRWVRFGGDIVFIFGALAFFWQIFTMVFFKPKKAA
- the upp gene encoding uracil phosphoribosyltransferase, giving the protein MKLVEVKHPLVKHKLGVMREADIDTKKFRELATEVGSLLTYEATADLETEKVIIEGWNGPVEIERIKGKKVTVVPILRAGLGMMDGVLEHVPSARISVVGIYRNEETLEPVPYFQKLASDLEERLAIVVDPMLATGGSMISTIDLLKAKGCQHIKVLVLVAAPEGIKALEKAHPDIELYCASIDDHLNEQGYIIPGLGDAGDKIFGTK
- a CDS encoding nucleobase:cation symporter-2 family protein — protein: MSNQTTTAPVEVQSMGKQAFVGLQMLFVAFGALVLVPLITGLNSNTALLTAGIGTLLFQLCTGKQVPIFLASSFAFIAPIQYGVQTWGIPTTMGGLACAGFVYFALSTLVKLRGSAALERIFPPVVVGPVIIIIGMGLAPVAVDMALGKNSAYSYEHSVLVSMITLVTTLSVAVFAKGMMKLIPIMFGIVAGYAVCLFLGLINFQPVLDAKWFELPELTKPEFNLEAILYMLPIAIAPAVEHVGGIMAISSVTGKDFLKKPGLHRTLLGDGVATAAASLVGGPPNTTYAEVTGAVMLTRNFNPNIMTWAAIWAIAISFCGKVGAFLSTIPTIVMGGIMMLVFGSIAVVGMSTLIKGKVDVTEPRNLCIISVVMTFGIGNMFVNVGDVVSLKGISLCAIVAIVLNLILPKAKNEVE
- the hda gene encoding DnaA regulatory inactivator Hda produces the protein MNQQLSLPIHQIDDETLENFYSDNNALLLNSLRQNMTDLQQQFFYLWGCQSVGKTHLLRALCNEYIQQQRSAIYVPLSKSQYFSTAVFENLEQQELVCLDDLQTIIGNSEWEIALFDLFNRIKANSKTLLVVSADQSPTALPVKLPDLASRLKWGESYQLIPLSDEQKFAVLKQNAHQRGIILSDDTANFIFTRLDRDMATLKEALVKLDEASLQAKRNLTIPFVKSILGL
- a CDS encoding VOC family protein; amino-acid sequence: MKPQLLGFHHIAIIASNYARSKYFYMEILGAKQLNETYRAERDSYKLDLSFPDGSLIELFSFPNPPQRVTNPEACGLRHLAFKVESIDEYVAYLLEKGVSCESIRVDELTGMKYTFFRDPDYLPIELYENNY
- the ccmI gene encoding c-type cytochrome biogenesis protein CcmI, which translates into the protein MNFALSIIVLTLVVALICFYPLLRSVKAKEDKKRDELNKALYFSRLKEIEQDNQQGLVENVEQLKQELQKTLLEDIPQQETQTIDNNAKNYGKLWFVSGLLGLSIIAAGAYFPLGSWKAEDMMEKTLAKLPYFFERIKEEDTNPMTDAEMQQFSTALRLDLQKTPKDAKKWWLLGQVGMNLGNGKLAFDSYQQANKLEPDNLDYKLSYARMLMSSEDQTDKLKGNQLLREIIRQDHSNPEALSLLAFSYFEGEDYKMAAVTWAMMLRLLEPDDPRVPMLEKSIRAARDALALQEEEKAKSITPEK
- a CDS encoding cytochrome c-type biogenesis protein produces the protein MKKSWLFLTALLVSISATASIDALNFASPEQEKDYHQLTQELRCPQCQNNNIADSNATIAVDMRGKVFELLQEGKKRSEVVDYMIQRYGNFVTYDPPMTTSTIVLWIAPILLVLIGILFVFKRKSKSPSAVNSDAILDDEENARLSALLKEKDK
- a CDS encoding DsbE family thiol:disulfide interchange protein; the encoded protein is MNKKLLIPLIIFLAVAAAFLVQLGRNAQGDDPKALESALVGKPVPQKTLTDLLENKTYGNEIFQQGKPILLNVWATWCPTCYAEHQYLNQLAKQGVTIIGIDYKDESPKAVKWLKDLGNPYSLVLKDEKGSFALDLGVYGAPETFIVDGKGVIHYRLAGDVNERVWTETLKPIYDKLAEKP
- a CDS encoding heme lyase CcmF/NrfE family subunit, encoding MIAELGNYALALSLAVSFFLAILPLWGAEKGHTQLMSLARPMTYGLFFTLTIAFAALFYLFAVNDFSVQYVVNNSNSSLPIYYRLSAVWGSHEGSLLLWIWLLTLWGAAVALFSKHLPQEAVARVLGIMGIISIGFLLFVLFTSNPFTRTFPDFPVDGRELNPMLQDVGLIFHPPLLYMGYVGFSVAFAFAIASLMTGKLDSAWARWSRPWTIAAWVFLTLGIVLGSWWAYYELGWGGWWFWDPVENSSLMPWLAGTALIHSLAVTEKRGSFKAWTVLLAILAFSLCLLGTFLVRSGILVSVHAFASDPTRGLYILAYLVVVIGGSLTLYAYKGNQIRSRDNAERYSRETLLLLNNILLMTALCVVFLGTLLPLVHKQLGLGSISIGAPFFDQMFLIIMTPFALLLGIGPLVKWRRDQFSEIRTPVVVSVIVMAIAGFALPYFLQNKLTVSAVLGTMMSVIIVLLSLYEMKQRATHRESFFKGITKLSRSHWGMILAHLGVAMTVWGIAFSQNFSVERDVRMAVGDTVQIANYDFKFAGVSDANGPNYMGGKAQIDISKAGKPEATLFAEKRFYTVSKMPMTEAAINWGFTRDLYVALGEKIDDNSWALRLYYKPFIRWIWIGGLFMALGGLLCMFDRRYRFSRLVKQS
- the ccmE gene encoding cytochrome c maturation protein CcmE — its product is MNPRRKSRLSIIIFVILGISIATGLVLYALRQNIDLFYTPSEVVEGKDGNPDQKPEVGQRIRVGGMVVEGSVSRDPKSLKVRFDVNDIGPSITVEYEGILPDLFREGQGIVAQGVLKEPTLLEATEVLAKHDENYVPPELGEKMQKMHKPMGAELKGESEADRRYKETQQKSQEGR